The DNA sequence ATCCTCACACTATCACTTCTGTGCCCGCAAACAAGCTCCTCTTAAAATTGACAGCATGTCTGTGAGGTGGAGAGACAGTCTGATATTAGTTGTAGGTTGTTATACAGTACACAAGAGACACGTTTATGAGGCAAGTACTCCTTAGTACAATCAACTACGTAAATACTGCGGCgcaggtttgattgaattgagccggggggggggggggggttcagtgCATGGATGTGATATGGGGCTATAGACCTCTACAATAACTGATAGTAGTAAACGTGGAGATCTCCCGGCAAGAGCCGAAGGTTCTTTCACCGCCTTAAAAACTGAGGTGAGGAGCAACGCAGGATGGGGTCTGAATGGACGTCTAGCCCCTGGCCCTGCGCGAGGGGCCCAGATGGGGCCCGGCAGCGTTCAGGCCTGGAGCCGAGAAGGGGCAGTTTCGGTGACAGACACAGGACCGGATCATCATGACGGCCCGCAGCAGGACCCGGCCCGTGGGGCACCGGAAGGCCACAGCGGCCGTGGTGGTCCAGTGGGGGGCGCAGCAGCGGTCGTCGGTGCACTGTCCGCAGTACCGGGGCCGGTAGGCCCGTGTGCTGAAGCAGCCCTGGTGGACCATTCTCACCGGCACCGCGGACCTGTAGCTGGGCTCACATTGCCGGCCCCACtgcaagaaacacacacacggacctGCGGCTTTAGCAGGGATGAGTCAGTCGCCGCTGACGTTCACGCGTCTCTCATTAGATTAGGATTGAAATGCGACCACAAAATGTACAACCCGTGGCACAACGTACACAGGCCACATTCTTAGTCGGACATTCAATACTGTGGAGTCTAGGTGAGAGAGGGGGGCACATTTTAGCACATACATGAAGCTTACGCGTTACTCCTGTTTAACGTAGCATGTTGACGCCCCGGACGCCCTGGAGGCCGTGCGGATTCGGGTACGGGTGGGTAGGGGGGGACTCACCGCGGGGTTCCTGCGTGGCTGGACTGCCTGACAGGGCCGGACCTTGCAAAGACGGCTCTGCATCTCCAGCCGGCAGGCCGGGTTCCTGTTGGAGACCCGCGTCGAGACCCCAGCACCGCAGGTCTGGGAGCAGACACTCCACTCTGTACTGTGGTCTATACAGTTAGAGTGTGGTTTCTGCTGGGAACCAGAACCGTCCGGCCATAACCTTTCAGACCTGGAGGCTTGGGGGGGCAGAAGACCAGAGAACACATGGGACATGGAAAAATTGGGTACTGTAAGTATATTAAGTGGGGGGACAGTATTGCTACAAGTTGTGCCTTCGGTGCTCATTCAGAACCAAGCAAACGTATCTGCCATGGCTTCTTTGGTTAAAAAGCACAAGGATAAGTTACAGTGTACACAACAAAAGGTCATGGACTGTACTTTTGACTCCTCAATTGTACATTGCACCCCTCCATCAAATCATAGTGACGAGtcattattttgtgttgtttctCTAACGCACTGAGGAAAAATGTTCTAGGCTTTGAACAGAGAACGTTTCCAACAACATCTTCCATTGACATTGACTTAGCTGAAATGGGTGACAGCATCAGAAATTCCAGACGTCTTTTTTCCTAAGAGTGGTTTTATTTTCCTAACCCTCTTTTTGGACTATTTTCATGTCAGACTTCTTGGGTTTCTTGTGTTTAATTCTTGCATGACTTAGCCATGGGTCTTGTTATGAAACTAGATGTGTGTCCCAAACATCCTAGTCCCTAGTGCTCTACTTTTTGCTAGACCTTTACTATCACTACATAGGAAACAGAGCGCAATTTGGGAAGTACACTAGGAAACATGATGTGCTGGAAAAGGTCTTGTTATTttgatcttttttattttttttcatctggCTAGACTTTTCCAATGAAATGCTGTGGTTATATTTGGCCATTGTGTCTTTTTATTTGGCCGGACCTaccgaaataaaatgcaaaagatCCCTGAATAAAATTCCTCTGACTATGAATGTCAGTGACAGACTACATAAGAGTGGGAAGCAAAGCGTTCGTGTTATCCTAGTGTTTGTGAACAATCCCTTATACATCTACGTGCTGAGCTGTATatctaaaaccaaaaaaataaccTGTGTGAAAACCAACGATGTCTAGCCTATTTGTACAGTGTAATATTTGTACAGTGCAGCCAATATCTACCGCCACATTGTACAGTTGTCTATACAGCGCCAACAAATCAGGCTAGCGTGTGACCGGTATCTGAgactgaggttacctgtgatGGCATCCTGAATTACGGTATTGTCCATGTTCTCGCACACCCACTCCTTGCAGCACTTTCCTGGCAGCTGTACCCGCTGTGGGTGTGGGCAGTCCGGGCTTGGCAGGCGGACATCCTCGGGGCACAGGGGCACGCAGCTCACCCCTCCCCCGTGACAACGACACTGTGCGGCGCAGGAAATCTGGAACACCTGGCCGTCGAGGTAGGAAACCCCGTTCAGCTTACAGCCCATGTCTTCCTGAGCTGGACGGGTGGGCAAAGAACAGACCAGGGCTCAAACGCTTAGGGTGTCTGCTTTAGCCGACACGTTCAACAGTGTGTCAattagtttgaatgtgtgtatgtgtttctggtGTGCGTGAGAGAGAGGTTTTGTTATGATAAACTAGGCTGAGGCCCAATTTGGAACAGGGTTCTGTTCAAAAGCAGGACACTCAGTAGGGAATAAagagccatttgggatgcagcccAGTCCTAAAGAGTCTGAAAAAACCAAGGCTATTttccagtttgtgtgtgtaagtctCTGCCATCTATCATTCTCAATGGGTAGTCATCAGAGGTAGTGAAACTGAAGGCCCCCTTTGTGGCTGAACAGGCCTTACAAAACAAATCCTCTCTAATTAACAAAAATGCCTCATGCTTTCTGTCATGGGCAGAGGCTTGTTGTTCAGCCTGAGGAGATGGTGTTGCTTTCCTTTCGTCTACAAAGTGCTCCAAGTCTGACTTGGGCAGGCTCCGGTTAGAAAAGGGTGGCCCAGTGCCGGGCCTGGGTCCTGCGGTGTTACACCCGAAAAAACAAGCACATTGCCTTATCACAAAGACCCGACAGGACTCTCAGTCCCTGCGTCCACCCTCCATCGCTGTTCGCTACTGTCGCAATCAAGCGTCAGGACAAGAGGACGGCACTCACCGACACACTCTCCGGGCTCACCGGGGAAGCTGGCGCTGTCGTCGCACTGCAGTGCCCTCTGGTGGTCGCACACATACAGGTCATTGCAGGACTCCCCCTGTTGGCGGGCACACACCTGGCAACATCCGCAGCCGTCCAGGACCAGTGGGACTCCGGCTGGGCACACAGGTTCTGAGCTGGGGCACTGGCATGAGCCAGGGCACAGCTGGCACCATGCCTAGGGTAACACCggaggggggggttgggggtcaGAGGTTACAGTTTATAGCAGGCTGAGGTTATTGCAAGagaagttttgtttttgttgttatctCCATTATAGCCATGTCCATTTTAACCGTTATATAATGGACATGGCTATAATGTAGTGTGGAAATGCTGCTGTCAGTGTGGAAATGCTTCTTTGTAGTGTGGAAATGCTGCTGTTATGTTCTGACATTAAACGTTCTCTTGTGAGCATGTTGGTATCGGGTAgaatacttttttggggggaacaCTGTGTCCAGCACTGTGTAGTCAATATATTCCTGTTTTCAATTACATGCGTTTAATGGAGCCAACCCATAACCTGCAGTCCTTCAACATACTGGCCTCAATTATTTACTGGTGGAGCAAAGTTATCCCCTCCTGAACTCTTTAGTAttgcaacaaatgttttataatctcaaaatattaaatgcaGTAGCTCTGCAGTACACCAACAACTTCAACAATATTCATTGTTcatgaaaatgtgttgattttcatcattatcatttatgacaaaaataataatgaaggtCCTCTGTGTACACACTGGTAAAACATGCTAGGAGTTGCTTATTTTTCATGttcaaactgaaaataaatatgcttCGTCTTACATATAAAAATGTGGCAGTATGGTAGGTTATGAATAGTAAAAACCTCAGTATAAAAAGTAACTATTTCTGTTGTGTCCAAGTGATCAATCCATCCAAATCACTTGGCTCAATAACAGCAACCtgaaacattgtaaaacatacTGGAATCAATCTCCACAGGCCATCCACATTCTAAGGATCAGGTGTAAGCCACAGGTATTGTAAATTGCACCTCCAGATTCATCCAAAGACCAAAGGTAGAAGAGCAGTCTGGGCTTACCTGTAGTACACCCATACAGAACAGCAATATCAAGGTTAGCACATTGTCACTGAGTGTTCTTGAAATGTCCATTTGGAACGTCTGTAGCTTGAATGAACTGCTGTGTCTGTCTAAACTCTAAGTGTGATGGTGTTGATGGAGGtggtgctagctagctaccagtGCTGCTTGCTGTTTGCTAACTGCTCATTCGTCTGTACGGCAGAGATTTATAAAGTATTTGCTGTGATGTCACAGAGCTGACCGCCATGTGAACAGTTGCTGGAGCAGGAGCAGAAATGTTTCACATTCTTACTGTTGcccattttctctccctctctctctccctctccctctctctctctagttgTGCAGCTAACTTCATGCAGATGAATACTAGCTGAGGGGGAAAAGAAAATCACGTTCACCCTCTAGTAGTCAACAGGATGTCTAACAGCCACCACACATTTTTGCCATTTACATGCCTTTTCATCTTGCTTTACCTTACGGTTTCAGATAAGCATGGCGCTTTCACTGATCGCTGTGGGAGGCCAGTACATCACATTAGATTTAACGttgttgtcattgaacaagcacaagtacagtacaacgaaatgcacttagcatctaaccagaagtgaaaATAGTAgatggcagaacatttacaagtttaagtatatgtatattacaagtgaaatgtatagatgtgcaatgaaggcaaatgcagtacaaatggcaatactaaatgtgtaaTTGAGGCAAATAGAGGGGGAAATAAATTTGTTACAAGTACTTTACAAGTGGGAGAAACAGTTGTGCGGGTACCAatagcaattctaaatggcattctaaatgGGCAATTCAGGCAAATTAAAGGAGTAAGGTAGAGGCATACATcactgtaaattgctctggataaaagcatgTGCTAAATGCTTCTATTGTGCTGTACATGGTTAGAATCAAGCTTAGAATTAACACAATTCTAAATGAATTCTTCAGCAATTAAATAGAACTCCAACCCCATTTGTTCACTGGTTACCATGGTACTGGAGCGGCTTGTCTGACGTGGGGCCGTGACCTAGGATGACCATGACCTCCCCCAGAGAGAATGAGTCTGAATGGTTCCCGCTCCCAAGGAACTCAAACAGGGACACACAGTGAAGTCAGGTCAAGTAAACACTGTCCCTCCATCCCCAGAGAACGTAAGGAAACGAAGGACGTGTcttaaatggcaccctgttcgtTGGGGCACTATTTCTGAACACTGTCCATTCTGTAGGGCTTTGGGAATAGTGTTTGGATGCAGCCATACTGCAGGGGAGAGACAGTATAGCTATGAAACACTGCCCAGCAACCACAGCAAAGCAGCGGAAAATGCCTGAAAAAGAGGCTGTCACTTTGAAGTTCACAGATTTAACATAGCAGAGAGTAGAAATGTCTGGATGGAGTGGGTGAAGCGTTCTGTAAAAGTATGGATATTTCACATTCATTCGTCATTGAAAGATTCCTAACCATTACATTTAAACATGTTCAAGAGATGTTTTTAAAAGAGATTAATAAATCAAGAGTTTGTTCCAAACAGCTACATCGGTATGGATGGATCTGGATGGACCTGGATGGACCTGGATGGACCTGGATGGACCTGGATGGACCTGGATGGGCCTGGATGGACCTGGATGGACCTGGATGGACCTGGATGATCCTGTGGGCCACCAGCTTGTGTGCTTTGGAACCATACAGATGCATTGTAGTGGGAGCCAGTgtgtcatattacatttttcttcccattTATAAGAATGCGCTATTCTTTGGGCAACATTCATTCGACTCTATCTTTTTTTATAAACCCATACCAAAAAActgaaaccaggcaagccttgttcagccaactatagaaagtgttgatcattGTTGCCCTCTCAAGGTCGCCCAAGTGAAGtgttgtgtctttaaccatgagACCCCAGAGCTGCACATTTGCCATATTTGGTCtcataaaaaattaagagactactgcaaaattatcagtttctctggttttacaattcataggtatgtgtttgagtaaaatgaacagttttgttttattctataaaaaactgacaacattactcccaaattccaaagaaaaatattgtcatttagagtatttatttctagaaaataacaactggtcaaaataaccacaaaaaatatgcattgtttgcattgttttcagacctccaacatacttttttggagaggatagaaaaaggtgcagtggtctcttaattttttccagagttatATAGATAAATATAATCAGCTGTCTTGATTACCTTTTACCTCTGCTTTTGAGCTTGTGAAATTCAAGAGGTACGAGCAGGAAACAGCTGAGGAAGAAGATAGGCAACCAATTGGATATATAGCCTATATAGATATGAGGTACACACATATATCTATAGAGGTACAGACAAGGCATCACCTTTTACGTTAAATAGCATTTTAATATGCATCCTATAAAATGAGTGAAATGACAAACTCGTTTGTCTTTAAATTTATGAAGTAGGAGCCTACATTAAACATAAAtgtaatacacaaacacaatacagcaAAAGTTTTGCGCTGATAATGCATGTGTTATCTGAGCCCAGGATATTGCGCAATAGACAAGCACACATGTATCTCAATCGAGATAGATGTTCTGTATCCcgcgtctttaaccactacacaatttaacaaggggcagtcagtcatGCAGTTACTCACCCACtcagtcagtgagtgagtgagtgagtgagtaagtAAGTAAGAGACTTTATGTGGTCTGGAAAAAACTGACACTTTGGAAAATAGAGTTTATCAGTCTTCTGTTACATGGCATAGGATGAAATGTAATACGGAGTCAAATGTAATGCATAAACAAAATCCTAAACTAAAGCAAGCAATGAACTAGTGAAAGCATTTAAGAAAAACACGGCCATGTGCACCATGAATGTATTCTTTCAGGTTTGTCATTCAAATCGTATTATGATgactattttttaaattaatgacTTTAACCTGAAAAGAAGTGTTGGCCATCATTCTTCTAAACAAGCTAGTACGGTACCCATGAATGTCTTTTCGGCACCACTATCCTAGGACATGCCTGCATATCAAGAGCAGGACAGGGTATACAATTGGGAACTCCGAAGCACAAGTCCCATGGCGTTAGCTCCTAAGCTTACACCTAGAAATCTCATGGCCTGGCACCAGTAGCCTGTGAAAAGTTTACAAAAACTGTTTGCTCGGTGATTACGGTCATGCCACAGTCAGAATAGGCAATACAAATTAGAAATCTAAACCACACATTGCATAACAATAACTAGATTGTCAAGCAAGTTAGTTGTTATCTAGTTTGATGCTAACACTTGTTACATTTGGTTACCGTACAGTCAGTAAGTTTGAGTACATCTGAAAAAAATTCATTAAGGAGGTGTGGTTCTGTTGAATTATCAACACAGAATTTCACTTCTGTTTTGCTTTAAAAGGCATGCTATTTATGCTTCACAGCAAACTTAACAGAAAGGAAACAAAAGGTTCACAGGAAATGGTGTTGCCCtggaaacacaaaataatgattttaccGCTTTCTCATATACATCTCCATGTGGTCCCCCAAATGAGGCCATACAATTTTACCATGTGCCCTCACtataacatacagctctggaacaaattaagagaccactgcacccaaAGGAAGGTTTGGAGCGggttttccagagctgcatgTCTCCAGACTGCATTTGACTTCTCTGGGCAGCCACCCACCCCACCCTTGCATCTTTAAGATACATTGATATTTATAAGAAGTTACACTGTACACACAAAATGCCACAGACTATACTTTAACTCAATTGTACAACATGGCAGAAATAGTGAATGACtggaatgaaaaaagaaaatgactctCAAGTACGCAAAGAAATCCACTTGAATATTGCCTTGTGATTGCTATGCTGAATTCATAATGCTGATGAAGGTCTATGGCTTAACATCTGAAGACCAAATTGTTGTGTTCGTTCCCAAAGCCTTGCGATCTGCATGGTAACTTCCTTGTTGGAATGGAAGTAAATCAGTGGGTTGATGGCACTATTTAGACACACAAGGGCTCGACTGACTTGATGAGCAACGTAGACGGTGGCAAACCAATCCCGGCACATGCCTTCCCTTTTCCAAATACGAGTAATCAGGTTTAGATTCTTTAATATGTGGTACGGTGTGTAGCAGACGGAGAAGAGTAAAGTCACAATGAAGACCAGTCGTAGGCATCGCTGTTTCATCACTTGGtcgatgttgttttttttggaatAGAGAACCACGGCCACATGTCCATAGCAACCCAATATGATGAGCAGAGGGAGGCAGAATCCAGATATTGTCCAGGCAAAACTGTAGTTTAGATAATCCTTGTAATAGGAGTTGGATGTGGTGTCAAAGCATTTTTCTGTAGCGTTGGACCTGTTTTTTTCATAGAACATATCAGGAACACTTTCAGCGCAGACTAAAATCCAAACTAGAGCAGCAATGACTGTAGTGTGGCCAGCATTTATCCTCCCCATCACTCTCAGTGGATGAACAATACTTAAATACCTGTATACACTAATACATGTCAGGAAACCAATACTGCCATACAAGTTCAAATTGAAGCAGAATCTAGTCATCTTGCAGAAGACTTGTCCAAAGACCCAACGACTACCTGCTGAGTAATATGCCACTAGAAACGGAAGTGTGACCAAATATAAAATATCTGCAACTCCAAggtttagaataaaaacattgatattTCCTAATTTCTTCCAGTTTGCAATCAATGATTTTATACCCCAGCAGTTAGCAACAAGGCCGATGATAAATACTGATATATACACTACAGGTAATAATGTGTGGGTAATGTCCATGTTAATTCTTTTACAGGAAGAGTTTGTCTTCATTTTCTCTTCtctaaaaaagtataaaaatttTAACAGACCTCTCTTTCCAAAGAAATGGTATCTTGATGAgaataatgtaaataacataCAAAATATTCCTAGCTGCCTCCTTAGTTCTTCTCAGAGCTTGATGTAAAGATTATAAAAGATACTGCAACGAGTTTACTATGCTTTCATTTATTGGACTTATTCTCTGACAATTGGTGTCGAAGAGTCACTGAACAATTGAGACCTGTGAAAATTTATTTCCTGTTCATAAGCAGAAGAGCACGTACACCAGAGCACCTAACCAACAGGAAAGCCCTACATCTAGAAGCACATACAGTACCACTGTACAAGTGGCAACCATTGAATATTTCATGTAAACAGGATACACATGGCGTGGTGTCTGATATTcagaggaaatacattttacctgtTAAGGCTAGGCTGATCTAAAGGTTATACTGCAACATTTTGTCACGTTGCTTGTAGGAGGCAGGTTACCCGTGCAGGATGAACAGAGGACTTAATAAAAACCACTAAGATGCAACAAAACTAAAAGTAGACACAAACTAAACAACGTTATAAAACGTTTTGGAATCCAAAGCAATGACTGACAAGCTGCACAACAGAAGGAAGAGCTTAAAAAAGGTCCGTGATGAGGAACTCAAATGAGGTGAATagaaacaaacaggtgtccatACTCCTAATGACACAGTGAGGGTGTTGAAACATTAAGGAAGTGCAACCATCTTTCATAAACAGTCCccttgtttcatttttaatactttgttgagaatccttagCAGGCAataactgcttgaagtctggaacgcatggacatcaccaaacactgggtttactcctttgtgatgctttgccaggtctCTAAAGCCGCTttattcagttgttgtttgttcgtgggtctttctgccttcgCATGCTCGTTCGGTTAGAGattaggtgattgactcggTCATTGCAGAATATCAATTAAATccaagattctctggtctgggTAGCATCAATATTCTCTTGTCTGATGGAACCAAGATTGAACTCTTTGTCCTGAATTCCAAGCCCTAATGTCAAGCCTCACATTCATCACTTGGCTGATACCATCCCTAcgatgaagcatggtggtggcagcataatacTGTGGGGATATTTTTCAGTGGCAGGGACAGAAAGACTAGTCAAGATTGAGGGCAATGAACAGACACATCCATTATTAAAACCTGCTTCAGAGTGCTCTGGACCTCAGACTGATTTACCTTTCAACAGGACAACAACcctaagcacacagcaaaaGAAAATGAGGGTGTGGTGTCTTGTTCAGTCTGTGAATATCCAGCCAGATCCAAATCTCCGGATAGACCAAAAATGACCCTGTGGTAATGTTCTCCAACCAACTTGACAGAGTTTCAGAGGATCTCCAGaggagaatgggagaaactccccCTATACAAGTGTACCAACCTTGTAGCATCTTATCCAAGACATATCCACTTGAGGCTGTAATCACTGTCATAGATACAAAGTGCTGAGTGAATTGATCTGAATTCTTATGTAATATTTCTGggaattttattattttatttgcagaactctccaaaaacatgtttttgctttgtccttGTGGGGTactttgtgtagattgatgaagaaaatatttaatacattttggaattaggATCCagtttgattttttttaatttgcacCACCTGCAAATTAAGGTACTcttaatttgaaaaacaatgaatgTGTAGCCTGTGTATTTAGCTAATGACAGGCATTCCCAATTTAGCACCACCTACAGGGGAAAATCTAAATATCAGGTGACTTTTCTGACTTTCATGCAGGAACGAGGAAACAAAAAATGAACTTAAAAatttgttttttggtttttctgaataaatgaaaaaaGGAGTAATTTactcattattttgttgtccaaAGTAAATGAACAAACGAATGAACAAACGATACCTGGACCCTTAAGGAACAAAGAAGAACACTTACTGGGAAATGAAGTGAAAAGAGAAGTCAGAAAACAGTTTAAATATAAAACGAGACAGAGGAAAGAATGCAGGTTGAATGGTAGCAATGTCATTAGCCAGTTACAGCAGACCAGAAGTCACCTCCAGTTCACTCAAAACTTGCTTCTCAACACCTTATTATTTACTTTTCATACTGTCCAAGAAATACATGCTCTGGAATGACCCTAGGCAATAAGCAAGGCAATCGTCTTACTGCAGCCTACAGTGTACATAATACTTCCCAAATTGTACCTTAGTTGCTAGCTAGTGTCCTTCTATTAAACAGAGCTATATGGGCCCTGGTTGAAACTAGTTCATTTCAAAGGAAATAGTGTTCTGTTTGTGATATGTTTCTCAATGCATATTCGACATTTGAAAGACACTTGGTTCAGTGCAAAAGACAACTGGTCTTTTGTATTCAAATTGAGCAGATATTGTTGAGTATTGCTCACATATTTTTTGATTAATCAAAGGAGATAAACAATGAAGAACAGGGCATGAAACATGAAAGACATTCTGGGTAAACATCCAATCTCTACCATGTCGATTTAAACCCAGATGAACTGAAGTTGAAAGACATGGTAATATTTTGGGTCACATAAATTTAGAAAAAGAACATTAAAGAGgcattttaattttttcagaACATCCATAATGTATACACTGATGTGCCAAAACATTACgatcactcacaggtgaagaaataacgttgatcatctcctaaaaAGGgtacatgtcaaggtctgggtagattggatcagtggttcccaaccaggggtactaggacccctgggggtacttggcctttccacagggggtacttgaaaacactcatgacaccatagacttactagtgaaatgaacatgagggggtacttcaggggtactccaagcagtgcaaattctttttgggggtacagtaactgaaaaaggttgggagccactggattagatggtaagtgaacaatctGTTATTGTAGTCAACATATTGGATGCAGGTGAAATGGGCAAGAGGAAAGACCTGAGTGCATTGGTGGAAATCccaggggggagaggggggacaTGACCCACCCATCCTGGGGGAAACTATTTGTCCCTCCCCAAATATATAcatgtaaacataactatgtactttcaataatagtaataagacgcaatgaaagcacttgtgctgaATGACACCCCCACCTtttgcctcacaatggtttgatccattGTCCACCAGCGGTCAGCAGTGCAGGTACAAGTAcgtgtgtgggaatctgacagtcTGTCGTTGGTGGTTGACATTCAGTAAGTAGGTCAAATAcaggatatgttagacatttctttacttctaccactcaatacaacaaaaaacataactaaccgtcaccagccttcattttctTTGCTTTGAATTACAGATCACTCGTTATTAGTGGGTAGCTAATGTTTGCTAgtaagctacagtaacatcaaccaggtTTTACAGCTGTGAATGAGGGACGCTTGCTGTGCAGTGtttgtagtgttccttagctggcatgGTGA is a window from the Esox lucius isolate fEsoLuc1 chromosome 12, fEsoLuc1.pri, whole genome shotgun sequence genome containing:
- the LOC105013588 gene encoding P2Y purinoceptor 1-like, whose translation is MLFTLFSSRYHFFGKRGLLKFLYFFREEKMKTNSSCKRINMDITHTLLPVVYISVFIIGLVANCWGIKSLIANWKKLGNINVFILNLGVADILYLVTLPFLVAYYSAGSRWVFGQVFCKMTRFCFNLNLYGSIGFLTCISVYRYLSIVHPLRVMGRINAGHTTVIAALVWILVCAESVPDMFYEKNRSNATEKCFDTTSNSYYKDYLNYSFAWTISGFCLPLLIILGCYGHVAVVLYSKKNNIDQVMKQRCLRLVFIVTLLFSVCYTPYHILKNLNLITRIWKREGMCRDWFATVYVAHQVSRALVCLNSAINPLIYFHSNKEVTMQIARLWERTQQFGLQMLSHRPSSAL
- the ccn5 gene encoding WNT1-inducible-signaling pathway protein 2 isoform X1; this encodes MDISRTLSDNVLTLILLFCMGVLQAWCQLCPGSCQCPSSEPVCPAGVPLVLDGCGCCQVCARQQGESCNDLYVCDHQRALQCDDSASFPGEPGECVAQEDMGCKLNGVSYLDGQVFQISCAAQCRCHGGGVSCVPLCPEDVRLPSPDCPHPQRVQLPGKCCKEWVCENMDNTVIQDAITASRSERLWPDGSGSQQKPHSNCIDHSTEWSVCSQTCGAGVSTRVSNRNPACRLEMQSRLCKVRPCQAVQPRRNPAWGRQCEPSYRSAVPVRMVHQGCFSTRAYRPRYCGQCTDDRCCAPHWTTTAAVAFRCPTGRVLLRAVMMIRSCVCHRNCPFSAPGLNAAGPHLGPSRRARG
- the ccn5 gene encoding WNT1-inducible-signaling pathway protein 2 isoform X2, coding for MTCMCATTRGHCSATTAPASPVSPESVSEDMGCKLNGVSYLDGQVFQISCAAQCRCHGGGVSCVPLCPEDVRLPSPDCPHPQRVQLPGKCCKEWVCENMDNTVIQDAITASRSERLWPDGSGSQQKPHSNCIDHSTEWSVCSQTCGAGVSTRVSNRNPACRLEMQSRLCKVRPCQAVQPRRNPAWGRQCEPSYRSAVPVRMVHQGCFSTRAYRPRYCGQCTDDRCCAPHWTTTAAVAFRCPTGRVLLRAVMMIRSCVCHRNCPFSAPGLNAAGPHLGPSRRARG